The Xanthomonas sontii genome contains a region encoding:
- the rpoC gene encoding DNA-directed RNA polymerase subunit beta', producing MKDLLNLFNQQRQTLDFDAIKIALASPDLIRSWSFGEVKKPETINYRTFKPERDGLFCAAIFGPIKDYECLCGKYKRMKHRGVVCEKCGTEVTLAKVRRERMGHIDLASPVAHIWFLKSLPSRIGLMLDMTLRDIERVLYFEAYVVTEPGLTALERRQLLTEEQYLTARQEHGDDFDAAMGAEAVYELLRTIDLQSEMTRLREEIASTGSETKLKRLTKRIKLIEAFIESGNRPEWMVMTVLPVLPPDLRPLVPLDGGRFATSDLNDLYRRVINRNNRLRRLLELNAPDIIVRNEKRMLQESVDALLDNGRRGRAITGTNKRPLKSLADMIKGKQGRFRQNLLGKRVDYSGRSVIVVGPTLRLHECGLPKKMALELFKPFVFAKLQRRGLATTIKAAKKLVEREEAEVWDILEEVIREHPVLLNRAPTLHRLGIQAFEPVLIEGKAIQLHPLVCTAFNADFDGDQMAVHVPLSLEAQLEARALMMSTNNILSPANGEPIIVPSQDVVLGLYYMTRALENKKGEGMVFANIAEVKRAYDNRAVELHAKVKVRITETVIDEDGNRTKKASIVDTTIGRALLAEILPEGLPFALANTELTKKNISRLINSSYRQLGLKDSVVFADKLMYTGFAYATRAGVSIGIDDMLIPSEKKGILGEAEQEVLEIQEQYQSGLVTAGERYNKVVDIWSRTNERIAKAMMDTIGTEKVVNAKGETIDQKSMNSLYIMADSGARGSQAQIRQLAGMRGLMARPDGSIIETPIKANFREGLNVQEYFNSTHGARKGLADTALKTANSGYLTRRLVDVAQDVVITEPDCGTTDGLTMTPIVEGGDVVEPLRDRVLGRVVAEDVFLPGNDEDPIVTRNTLLDEQWVAKLEEAGVQSVKVRSTITCESAFGVCARCYGRDLARGHLVNIGEAVGVIAAQSIGEPGTQLTMRTFHIGGAASRAAAVDNITVKTTGSIKFNNLKSVEHANGSLVAVSRSGELSVLDGHGRERERYKLPYGATITAKDGDAVKAGQSVANWDPHNHPIVSEVAGFIRFIDFIDGVTVIEKTDELTGLASREITDPKRRGTQAKDLRPIVRIVDAKGNDLTIPGTDLPAQYLLPPRSIVNLQDGAPVGVGDVVAKIPQEASKTRDITGGLPRVADLFEARKPKDPAILAERSGIISFGKDTKGKQRLIIKDTDGSEHEELIPKYRQIIVFEGEHVAKGETVVDGEPSPQDILRLLGVEPLAAYLVKEIQDVYRLQGVKINDKHIEVITRQMLRKVEITDQGNSKFLNGEQAERQRVIEENARLVTRNELPAKYEPVLLGITKASLATESFISAASFQETTRVLTEAAVRGTSDTLRGLKENVIVGRLIPAGTGLAYHNTRRRNASGLTESEMQTLSGGSAEPAVETSAPAAAGSEE from the coding sequence ATGAAAGACCTGCTCAACCTCTTCAACCAGCAGCGCCAGACGCTGGACTTCGACGCGATCAAGATCGCGCTGGCCTCGCCGGACCTGATCCGTTCGTGGTCCTTCGGCGAAGTGAAGAAGCCGGAAACCATCAACTACCGGACCTTCAAGCCCGAGCGCGACGGCCTGTTCTGCGCCGCCATCTTCGGCCCGATCAAGGACTACGAGTGTCTGTGCGGCAAGTACAAGCGCATGAAGCACCGCGGCGTGGTCTGCGAGAAGTGCGGCACCGAAGTGACCCTGGCCAAGGTGCGTCGCGAGCGCATGGGCCACATCGACCTGGCCTCGCCGGTCGCGCACATCTGGTTCCTGAAGTCGCTGCCGTCGCGCATCGGCCTGATGCTGGACATGACCCTGCGCGACATCGAGCGCGTGCTGTACTTCGAAGCCTACGTGGTGACCGAGCCGGGCCTGACCGCCCTGGAGCGCCGCCAGCTGCTGACCGAAGAGCAGTACCTGACCGCGCGTCAGGAGCACGGCGACGACTTCGACGCCGCCATGGGCGCCGAGGCCGTGTACGAACTGCTGCGCACCATCGACCTGCAGTCGGAAATGACCCGCCTGCGCGAAGAGATCGCCAGCACCGGTTCGGAAACCAAGCTCAAGCGTCTGACCAAGCGCATCAAGCTGATCGAGGCCTTCATCGAGTCCGGCAACCGTCCGGAGTGGATGGTGATGACCGTGCTGCCGGTGCTGCCGCCGGATCTGCGTCCGCTGGTGCCGCTGGACGGCGGCCGCTTCGCGACCTCCGATCTGAACGATCTGTACCGCCGCGTCATCAACCGCAACAACCGCCTGCGCCGCCTGCTCGAGCTGAACGCGCCGGACATCATCGTGCGCAACGAAAAGCGCATGCTGCAGGAATCGGTCGATGCGCTGCTGGACAACGGCCGTCGCGGCCGTGCCATCACCGGCACCAACAAGCGCCCGCTGAAGTCGCTGGCCGACATGATCAAGGGCAAGCAGGGCCGGTTCCGTCAGAACCTGCTCGGCAAGCGCGTGGACTACTCCGGCCGTTCGGTGATCGTGGTCGGCCCGACCCTGCGTCTGCACGAGTGCGGCCTGCCGAAGAAGATGGCGCTGGAGCTGTTCAAGCCGTTCGTGTTCGCCAAGCTGCAGCGTCGCGGCCTGGCCACCACCATCAAGGCCGCCAAGAAGCTGGTCGAGCGCGAAGAAGCCGAAGTCTGGGACATCCTGGAAGAGGTGATCCGCGAGCACCCGGTGCTGCTGAACCGTGCGCCGACCCTGCACCGTCTGGGTATCCAGGCGTTCGAGCCGGTGCTGATCGAAGGCAAGGCGATCCAGCTGCACCCGCTGGTCTGTACCGCGTTCAACGCCGACTTCGACGGTGACCAGATGGCCGTGCACGTGCCGCTGTCGCTGGAAGCGCAGCTGGAAGCGCGCGCGCTGATGATGTCCACCAACAACATCCTGTCGCCGGCCAACGGCGAGCCGATCATCGTGCCGTCGCAGGACGTGGTGCTGGGTCTGTACTACATGACCCGCGCCCTGGAGAACAAGAAGGGCGAGGGCATGGTCTTCGCCAACATCGCCGAAGTGAAGCGCGCCTACGACAACCGTGCGGTCGAACTGCACGCCAAGGTCAAGGTCCGCATCACCGAGACGGTGATCGACGAGGACGGCAACCGCACCAAGAAGGCCTCGATCGTGGACACCACGATCGGGCGCGCGCTGCTGGCCGAGATCCTGCCGGAAGGCCTGCCGTTCGCGCTGGCCAACACCGAGCTGACCAAGAAGAACATCAGCCGCCTGATCAACTCCAGCTACCGCCAGCTGGGTTTGAAGGACAGCGTCGTGTTCGCCGACAAGCTGATGTACACCGGCTTCGCCTACGCGACCCGTGCCGGCGTGTCGATCGGCATCGACGACATGCTGATCCCGTCGGAGAAGAAGGGCATCCTCGGCGAAGCCGAGCAGGAAGTGCTGGAAATCCAGGAGCAGTACCAGTCCGGTCTGGTCACCGCCGGCGAGCGCTACAACAAGGTCGTGGACATCTGGTCGCGCACCAACGAGCGTATCGCCAAGGCGATGATGGACACCATCGGCACCGAGAAGGTGGTCAACGCCAAGGGCGAGACCATCGACCAGAAGTCGATGAACTCGCTGTACATCATGGCCGACTCCGGCGCGCGTGGTTCGCAGGCGCAGATCCGTCAGCTGGCCGGCATGCGCGGCCTGATGGCCCGCCCGGACGGCTCGATCATCGAGACGCCGATCAAGGCGAACTTCCGCGAAGGCCTGAACGTGCAGGAGTACTTCAACTCCACCCACGGTGCCCGTAAGGGTCTGGCCGATACCGCGCTGAAGACCGCCAACTCCGGTTACCTGACCCGTCGCCTGGTCGACGTGGCGCAGGACGTGGTGATCACCGAGCCGGATTGCGGCACCACCGACGGCCTGACCATGACCCCGATCGTGGAAGGCGGCGACGTGGTCGAGCCGTTGCGCGACCGCGTGCTCGGCCGCGTGGTGGCCGAGGACGTGTTCCTGCCGGGCAACGACGAGGATCCGATCGTCACCCGCAACACCCTGCTCGACGAGCAGTGGGTGGCCAAGCTGGAAGAGGCCGGCGTGCAGTCGGTCAAGGTCCGCTCGACCATCACCTGCGAATCGGCGTTCGGCGTGTGCGCGCGTTGCTACGGCCGCGACCTGGCCCGTGGCCACCTGGTCAACATCGGCGAAGCGGTCGGCGTCATCGCCGCGCAGTCGATCGGCGAGCCGGGTACCCAGCTGACCATGCGTACCTTCCACATCGGCGGCGCGGCTTCGCGTGCGGCGGCGGTGGACAACATCACGGTCAAGACCACCGGTTCGATCAAGTTCAACAACCTCAAGTCGGTCGAGCACGCCAACGGTTCGCTGGTGGCGGTGTCGCGTTCGGGCGAACTGTCGGTGCTCGACGGCCACGGCCGCGAGCGCGAGCGCTACAAGCTGCCGTACGGCGCCACCATCACCGCCAAGGACGGTGACGCGGTCAAGGCCGGCCAGTCGGTGGCGAACTGGGATCCGCACAACCACCCGATCGTGTCGGAAGTGGCCGGTTTCATCCGCTTCATCGACTTCATCGACGGCGTCACCGTCATCGAGAAGACCGACGAACTGACCGGCCTGGCCTCGCGCGAGATCACCGATCCGAAGCGTCGCGGCACCCAGGCCAAGGACCTGCGCCCGATCGTGCGCATCGTCGACGCCAAGGGCAACGACCTGACCATCCCGGGCACCGATCTGCCGGCGCAGTACCTGCTGCCGCCGCGCTCGATCGTCAACCTGCAGGACGGCGCGCCGGTCGGCGTGGGCGATGTGGTCGCCAAGATCCCGCAGGAAGCGTCCAAGACCCGCGACATCACCGGTGGTCTGCCGCGCGTGGCCGACCTGTTCGAAGCGCGCAAGCCGAAGGATCCGGCGATCCTGGCCGAGCGTTCGGGCATCATCAGCTTCGGCAAGGACACCAAGGGCAAGCAGCGCCTGATCATCAAGGACACCGACGGGTCGGAGCACGAAGAGCTGATCCCGAAGTACCGCCAGATCATCGTGTTCGAAGGCGAGCACGTGGCCAAGGGCGAAACCGTGGTGGACGGCGAGCCGAGCCCGCAGGACATCCTGCGTCTGCTGGGCGTCGAGCCGCTGGCCGCGTACCTGGTCAAGGAAATCCAGGACGTGTACCGCCTGCAGGGCGTGAAGATCAACGACAAGCACATCGAGGTCATCACCCGGCAGATGCTGCGCAAGGTCGAGATCACCGACCAGGGCAACAGCAAGTTCCTCAACGGCGAGCAGGCCGAGCGCCAGCGCGTCATCGAGGAGAACGCCCGCCTGGTGACCCGCAACGAGCTGCCGGCCAAGTACGAGCCGGTGCTGCTGGGCATCACCAAGGCGTCGCTGGCGACCGAGTCGTTCATCTCGGCCGCGTCGTTCCAGGAGACCACCCGCGTCCTCACCGAGGCGGCGGTCCGCGGCACCAGCGACACGCTGCGCGGCCTGAAGGAAAACGTGATCGTGGGTCGCCTGATCCCGGCCGGTACCGGCCTGGCGTACCACAACACGCGCCGCCGCAACGCCAGCGGCCTGACCGAGTCGGAGATGCAGACCCTGTCCGGCGGCAGCGCCGAGCCGGCGGTCGAGACCTCCGCCCCGGCGGCTGCCGGCAGCGAAGAGTAA